A window of the Dyadobacter pollutisoli genome harbors these coding sequences:
- a CDS encoding 2'-5' RNA ligase family protein, whose product MKRVHINNNHWNTLASIRHHMYEYLLVFSCDKVTEALLHNVKRYFEDNYGCAYAANLVPHLTLFKCTIHENKVDRIVQGFEKVARHIDPFEIGLTQFNKYEHGTFYVDLESNASDNVLELAKKLKDEVGAHVRQWAPGEYHFCDDPHFTIARNMTALQTERAVMDWLYREFLASFPVNEMKLLRRSLINGSRYETIAAIPLLGLPGGSYMQGSLF is encoded by the coding sequence ATGAAACGCGTTCACATCAACAACAATCACTGGAATACACTCGCCAGTATCCGCCATCACATGTATGAATATCTGCTGGTATTTTCGTGTGATAAAGTCACGGAAGCGTTGCTTCATAATGTCAAAAGGTATTTTGAAGACAATTACGGTTGTGCCTACGCGGCCAATCTGGTTCCGCACCTTACGCTGTTCAAATGTACCATCCATGAAAACAAGGTGGACAGGATTGTACAGGGTTTTGAGAAAGTAGCCCGCCATATCGATCCCTTCGAAATAGGTCTGACGCAGTTCAACAAATACGAACACGGCACTTTCTATGTAGATCTGGAATCAAATGCATCCGACAATGTACTTGAACTGGCAAAAAAGCTAAAAGATGAAGTGGGTGCCCACGTAAGGCAATGGGCGCCGGGAGAGTATCATTTTTGCGACGACCCGCATTTCACAATCGCCAGAAATATGACCGCTTTGCAAACTGAAAGGGCCGTCATGGACTGGCTTTACAGAGAATTTCTGGCCTCTTTCCCGGTTAATGAAATGAAGCTACTCAGGCGGTCACTGATCAATGGCTCCCGATACGAAACAATCGCTGCGATCCCTCTTTTAGGACTTCCGGGTGGAAGTTATATGCAAGGTTCTTTGTTTTAA
- the porV gene encoding type IX secretion system outer membrane channel protein PorV, whose product MKANLMIACCCALAYTETFSQQSIRIPIGQPASLTIAPDARSAAMGEAGVALSADANATYWNPAKLAVADREIGVSASYTPWLATLTDGSWLGYASAYKKLGEKQAIGLAVQNFNYETAYASGPIIDATDLVLSGMYSRQLGQNFSMGLTLKYISSNTGNTIINGAPVHPGRTVAGDISAFYHKRIKSENSGEDFSWSLGAVLSNLGDKVNYGGAGEYFLPTTIKLGGGISYTATGKHRLNVIADLSKLMVPTPDNLQNPNAKPVLKGVIQSFSDAPGGFREEMQEVTLSMGAEYWYNDLIAIRGGYHGENRNKSNQRYLTAGAGVRLFKNYTADASYLFPVDADNPFKNTFRVSLGAYFGSKKG is encoded by the coding sequence ATGAAAGCAAATCTTATGATTGCCTGCTGCTGCGCCCTTGCGTACACAGAAACTTTTTCCCAGCAGTCTATCAGAATTCCCATTGGTCAGCCCGCAAGCTTGACAATTGCCCCTGATGCCAGAAGCGCTGCGATGGGGGAAGCTGGTGTAGCACTGAGTGCCGATGCCAATGCGACCTATTGGAACCCGGCAAAGCTGGCAGTTGCTGACCGGGAGATTGGAGTTTCGGCATCGTATACGCCGTGGCTCGCGACGCTGACGGATGGTTCATGGCTTGGATATGCGAGCGCCTATAAAAAGTTGGGAGAAAAACAGGCCATTGGGCTTGCTGTTCAGAACTTTAACTATGAAACCGCTTACGCAAGTGGCCCAATTATAGATGCTACGGATTTGGTTTTAAGCGGAATGTATTCAAGGCAATTGGGACAGAATTTTTCTATGGGGTTAACCTTGAAATACATTTCATCCAATACTGGGAATACGATTATCAATGGAGCTCCCGTCCATCCCGGCCGAACCGTGGCAGGAGACATTAGTGCCTTTTATCATAAGCGCATAAAAAGTGAAAACAGCGGTGAAGATTTCAGTTGGTCACTCGGAGCCGTTCTCTCCAATCTGGGTGACAAGGTTAACTACGGCGGCGCGGGCGAGTACTTTTTACCCACGACTATCAAACTCGGTGGTGGTATTTCTTATACCGCCACGGGTAAACACAGGTTGAATGTGATTGCCGATCTCAGTAAACTGATGGTTCCGACACCTGACAATTTACAGAATCCAAATGCAAAACCTGTACTAAAAGGTGTCATACAGTCTTTCTCGGATGCTCCGGGAGGATTTCGGGAGGAAATGCAAGAAGTAACCTTGTCCATGGGTGCTGAATATTGGTATAACGACCTGATCGCAATCCGGGGAGGATATCATGGAGAAAACCGGAATAAAAGTAATCAGCGATATTTAACAGCGGGCGCTGGCGTTCGCCTCTTCAAAAACTACACAGCAG
- a CDS encoding helix-turn-helix domain-containing protein, whose amino-acid sequence MKIIREEIVPNQGSSFKVLLTPGLNDTFLWHFHPEYEIVYVEGTSGTRHVGDHTSVYEGSDLVFIGPNIPHLNFDYGVRTECEQVIIQMKENFLGRDFLDIPELSSVKVLFEKSHYGLSFSGETKQMVGEMLKQLPGLDHFEQLMSLLNILKLLAYTDHVHILNAEPAGNKPLQKEQHRMDSIYKYVETHFDQSPDVNFIAEQVNLTTAAFCRFFRKNTRMTFTDFVNQYRINQAKNYLLQDKTVSETCFAVGFESLSYFNKLFKKIVGENPSEFKKRYIQ is encoded by the coding sequence ATGAAAATTATCCGGGAGGAAATCGTCCCCAACCAAGGTAGTTCGTTCAAAGTATTGCTCACACCGGGCCTGAATGACACTTTTCTCTGGCATTTTCATCCCGAGTACGAGATCGTGTATGTGGAAGGCACGAGCGGCACGCGGCATGTCGGCGATCACACGTCCGTATACGAGGGAAGCGATCTGGTTTTTATCGGTCCCAATATCCCGCATTTGAACTTTGACTACGGGGTACGCACGGAATGTGAGCAAGTCATTATCCAGATGAAGGAAAATTTTCTGGGTCGTGATTTTCTGGACATTCCCGAATTATCGTCAGTCAAAGTACTTTTCGAAAAGTCGCATTACGGGTTGTCTTTTTCGGGAGAGACAAAACAAATGGTTGGAGAAATGCTCAAACAATTGCCTGGACTGGATCATTTTGAGCAACTGATGTCTTTACTGAATATTTTAAAACTCCTTGCCTATACCGATCATGTCCATATTCTCAATGCAGAACCCGCAGGTAATAAGCCCCTCCAAAAGGAGCAGCATCGTATGGATTCTATCTACAAATATGTGGAAACCCATTTCGACCAAAGCCCCGACGTCAATTTTATCGCCGAGCAGGTTAATCTAACCACCGCAGCCTTTTGCAGGTTTTTCAGGAAAAACACGAGAATGACCTTCACCGATTTTGTCAATCAATACCGTATCAATCAGGCCAAAAATTATCTCTTGCAAGACAAAACCGTATCTGAAACATGTTTCGCCGTTGGTTTCGAAAGTTTGTCATACTTCAATAAACTCTTCAAAAAAATAGTGGGTGAAAATCCATCCGAATTTAAGAAGCGGTATATTCAATAA
- a CDS encoding phytanoyl-CoA dioxygenase family protein produces the protein MEHHTMTPTMAPANAHKDIPGNPSTAKSSNVKLNDRSNGKPLRLLSEEDWDFWITNGYIVVKDAVPKEQVKKLADFLWEFEEKDPNDPETWYAPPRAEMKMKELTNTGMVEVYNHQYLWDNRQFPKVHEAFVDIWGTEKLWVTIDRANLNLPLRPGFDYKGFIHWDYDPETKPQNVQGVLALADQDDENMGGFQCIPELFRTYDTWKLTQPEDRNHFQPDITGFELVKVKMNAGDLLIFNSSQPHGIRANRSENKVRLAQYIAMMPAQEDDEELRQWRINSWRERQAPEGYAFPGDPRNWEKTKYETAELSELGRKLLGLDRW, from the coding sequence ATGGAACATCATACCATGACACCCACAATGGCACCTGCCAATGCCCACAAGGACATTCCGGGCAATCCTTCTACTGCCAAGTCGAGCAATGTCAAATTGAATGATCGGAGCAACGGAAAACCGCTTCGTTTGCTGAGTGAGGAGGATTGGGATTTCTGGATCACGAATGGATATATTGTTGTGAAGGATGCTGTTCCGAAAGAACAGGTTAAGAAATTGGCGGATTTTTTGTGGGAATTTGAAGAAAAGGACCCGAATGATCCCGAAACCTGGTATGCCCCGCCACGTGCTGAGATGAAAATGAAGGAATTGACCAACACAGGTATGGTGGAGGTTTATAATCATCAGTATTTGTGGGACAACCGTCAATTTCCCAAAGTGCATGAAGCATTTGTGGATATCTGGGGTACTGAAAAGCTTTGGGTGACCATTGACAGGGCCAATCTTAACCTGCCACTACGCCCCGGATTTGATTATAAAGGCTTTATACACTGGGATTACGATCCGGAAACCAAGCCACAGAATGTCCAGGGTGTGCTCGCTTTGGCTGATCAGGACGATGAAAATATGGGCGGATTTCAATGTATCCCGGAGCTTTTCAGGACTTACGATACCTGGAAACTGACGCAGCCTGAGGATCGCAACCATTTTCAGCCTGATATCACTGGATTTGAGCTGGTGAAAGTAAAAATGAATGCCGGTGACCTGCTGATCTTTAATAGTTCACAGCCACACGGCATCCGGGCCAACCGAAGCGAAAATAAGGTCCGGCTGGCCCAGTACATTGCCATGATGCCCGCCCAGGAAGACGACGAAGAGCTGCGTCAATGGCGCATCAATTCATGGAGGGAACGGCAGGCACCCGAAGGCTACGCATTTCCTGGCGACCCAAGGAATTGGGAAAAGACAAAATATGAAACCGCCGAACTGTCGGAACTGGGCAGGAAGCTGCTGGGGCTGGATCGCTGGTGA
- a CDS encoding helix-turn-helix transcriptional regulator, protein MQIHHLPQDIFPNQSGKPERIIFHHYLARIGSFKGKSIMHTNAISMVISGEKTMHFADKSVHIKDDEFHFLSAGNCLASMDLSKQEYFRSILIFFDNSVLQDFYIKYAALVKKVKHDGVHAPYLSFKKDAFVLNYINSLNLLFDSVGDISEEMKLLKFEELMLHLLQKYPAEILSFQTDRTRDFDDFRIRNAVETNVQNNITVDELAFLCNTSPSTFNRRFFKIYGSSPSKWLLQRRMEIAKNLLLHYQEKPSEVYYKVGYENHSSFSQSFKQTFGLTPKDFQSQNLTVLQ, encoded by the coding sequence ATGCAAATCCACCATCTTCCCCAGGACATTTTCCCCAATCAAAGCGGCAAGCCCGAGCGGATCATTTTTCATCATTACCTCGCTCGGATCGGTTCGTTTAAAGGGAAAAGTATCATGCACACCAATGCGATCAGTATGGTGATCAGTGGCGAGAAGACCATGCATTTTGCAGATAAAAGCGTGCATATAAAGGATGACGAATTTCACTTCCTGTCGGCTGGCAACTGTCTGGCTTCAATGGATTTGTCGAAGCAGGAATACTTTCGGAGTATTCTGATTTTCTTTGATAATAGTGTCTTGCAGGATTTTTATATCAAATATGCCGCGCTCGTTAAAAAGGTGAAGCACGATGGTGTTCATGCTCCGTATTTGTCTTTCAAAAAAGATGCTTTCGTACTCAACTATATCAATTCATTGAACCTGCTTTTTGATTCTGTCGGAGATATCTCGGAGGAAATGAAGTTGTTGAAATTCGAAGAGCTGATGCTGCATTTGCTGCAAAAATATCCAGCTGAAATCTTGTCTTTCCAAACCGACAGGACCAGAGATTTCGACGATTTCAGAATTCGCAATGCTGTGGAGACGAATGTACAGAACAACATTACGGTAGATGAGCTGGCGTTTCTTTGCAATACCAGTCCATCTACATTCAATCGAAGGTTTTTCAAAATATACGGAAGCAGCCCCAGCAAGTGGTTACTGCAGCGCAGAATGGAAATTGCTAAAAACCTGCTGCTGCATTATCAGGAAAAACCCAGCGAGGTGTATTACAAGGTAGGATATGAAAACCATTCCAGTTTTTCTCAATCCTTCAAACAAACTTTTGGTCTCACGCCAAAGGATTTTCAATCTCAGAATCTGACGGTTTTGCAATAG